Proteins from a genomic interval of Nerophis lumbriciformis linkage group LG01, RoL_Nlum_v2.1, whole genome shotgun sequence:
- the LOC133614616 gene encoding type-2 ice-structuring protein-like, with the protein MAFSLRVFFLLCGISGLMTGAWSRPSKEVCCPEGWTQLDDHCYIFQADERMFLDAESVCNILGGNLASITSAVKNSVVQDLVNHAEVDEAWIGLSDAIETGTFLWTDGKPFEFSDFPSVLPTDICVVIDADATTESWQGEDCDSLEPYVCIRDACCDHHN; encoded by the exons ATGGCGTTTTCTCTTCGCGTGTTTTTCCTCCTTTGTGGGATCAGTGGACTGATGACTGGAGCT TGGTCTCGTCCTAGCAAAG AAGTTTGCTGTCCCGAGGGATGGACTCAGTTGGATGATCACTGTTACATCTTCCAAGCTGACGAAAGGATGTTTCTAGATGCAGAG AGTGTCTGCAACATTCTTGGTGGGAATCTGGCCTCAATCACCAGTGCGGTGAAAAACTCAGTCGTTCAAGACCTGGTTAATCATGCGGAAGTAGATGAAGCCTGGATTGGACTCAGTGATGCCATTGAG ACGGGAACCTTTCTTTGGACTGATGGCAAACCCTTCGAATTTAGTGACTTTCCATCAGTACTTCCTACGGATATTTGTGTGGTTATTGATGCTGACGCCACCACTG aatCATGGCAAGGTGAGGATTGTGACAGCCTAGAGCCATACGTTTGCATCAGAGACGCGTGCTGTGACCACCATAACTAA